From the genome of Brienomyrus brachyistius isolate T26 chromosome 8, BBRACH_0.4, whole genome shotgun sequence, one region includes:
- the cand2 gene encoding cullin-associated NEDD8-dissociated protein 2 — MTHVSYHISNLLEKMTSTDKDFRFMATNDLMIELQKDSIKLDEDSEKKVVAMLLKLLEDKNGEVQNLAVKCLGPLVNKVKEYQVETMVDTLCSNMMSEKEQLRDISSMGLKTIIAELPSSSSGLNLTVSVCKKITAQLIGAIGKQDDVSVQLEALDILSDMLSRLSGTLLTFHASILDSLLPQLTSPRLAIRKRAIIALSHLVACCSSALFSQLMEHLLAELSPGQVTSATRTYLQCLATVSRQGGHRIGEHLEKIIPLVVKYCGVEDDELREHCFQAFEAFVRRCPKEMSCHISTIIKLCLKYIMYDPNYNYDADEEDEDESMDIEDDDQGSDEEYSDDDDMSWKVRRSSVKCLEAVVSTRRDLLLELYGSVAPALVGRFKEREENVRTEIFLAFISLLRQTRPLQVPPQPGDKEDPALTLLKKQVPTIVKALHRQLKEKSIKSRQGCFSLLTELAGVAPGVLGDHIPALIPGILYSLTDKSTSSNMKIDALSFLYVLLCNQSPNVFHPHISVILPPVVLCIEDPFYKITSEALLVTQQIVKILRPLEKPQSSTFDTKPYVKDLFAATLKRLKAADIDQEVKERAISCMGHIVCHLGDQLGADLQPTLQIFLERLKNEITRLTTVKALTLITASPLKIDLRPVLPEGVQILGSFLRKNQRALKLSTLTALTVLVTNYSDSLKPPMMESVVNELPALISENDMHVSQMAITLLTCMTKVCPSSLTKIGTNVLPEVLNLVHSPLLQGGALGAILEFFQVLVVTKASNIGHNELLKALTGPFYSTGKSRDTMPMHRQSYYSVAKCVAALSTTCPNDASAMINNFVQEVKSPKSSESTRILSFLCLGEVGRCMNLGGQKELKTVILEAFSSPHEEIKTAASYALGNICVGNLKEYLPFMLKEIGSQQKRQYLLLHSLKEVISASSAESLMPHVEEIWALLFKHCECAEEGTRNVVAECLGKLTLVNPSQLLPRLKKQLSSGSPHSRSTVVTAIKFTIVDQPQSIDALLKDCIGDFLKTLQDPDLNVRRVALVMFNSVAHNKPALIRGRLSSVLPFLYNETQIRKELIREVEMGPFKHTVDDGLDVRKAAFECMYTLLDSCLDCLDIFEFLNHVEEGLKDHYDIRMLTFIMLARLSSLSPSAVMQRLDRLVEPLRATCTTKVKAGSVKQEFEKQEELRRSAMRAVAALLSIRDIEKSPAMADFASQIRSNAEMSSIFESIQKDDLTSGITETMDTS, encoded by the exons ATGACTCACGTATCATATCATATCTCCAACCTGCTGGAGAAAATGACATCTACTGACAAAGATTTTAG GTTTATGGCCACCAATGACCTGATGATAGAACTGCAGAAGGACTCCATCAAACTAGATGAGGACAGTGAGAAGAAGGTTGTGGCCATGCTGCTGAAGCTTCTGGAAGACAAGAACGGAGAGGTCCAGAACCTGGCAGTGAAGTG CTTGGGCCCGCTGGTGAACAAGGTGAAGGAATATCAGGTGGAGACCATGGTGGACACCTTGTGCTCCAACATGATGTCGGAGAAGGAGCAGCTGAGGGACATCTCCAgcatggggctgaagaccaTCATTGCAGAGCTTCCTTCCTCCTCTTCGG GTCTGAATCTTACTGTCAGCGTCTGCAAAAAGATTACGGCCCAGTTGATCGGGGCAATAGGGAAGCAGGATGATGTGTCGGTGCAACTGGAGGCCCTAGACATCTTGTCGGACATGTTGAGCAG GCTGAGCGGCACGCTCCTCACCTTCCACGCATCCATCCTGGACAGCCTCCTGCCCCAGCTGACCAGCCCACGTCTGGCCATCAGGAAGCGAGCCATCATCGCCCTCAGCCACCTGGTGGCGTGCTGCAGCAGCGCCCTCTTCAGCCAGCTCATGGAACACCTGCTCGCGGAGCTCTCTCCCGGGCAGGTAACCTCGGCCACCCGCACCTACCTCCAGTGTCTGGCCACAGTCAGCCGACAAGGGGGGCACAGAATAG GTGAACATCTGGAGAAGATAATCCCACTGGTAGTGAAGTACTGCGGTGTTGAGGATGATGAGTTGAGGGAACACTGCTTTCAAGCCTTTGAGGCTTTTGTGCGCAG GTGCCCCAAGGAAATGTCATGTCATATCTCCACAATCATCAAACTTTGTTTGAAGTACATTATGTATGACCCCAACTACAACTATGATGCTGATGAAGAAGATGAAGATGAGTCCATGGACATTGAAGATGACGACCAAG GGTCCGATGAAGAATACAGTGACGACGACGACATGAGCTGGAAGGTTCGGCGTTCCAGTGTGAAATGCTTGGAGGCTGTGGTCAGCACACGGAGAGACCTGTTGTTGGAGCTGTATGGGTCTGTGGCCCCCGCCTTAGTGGGCCGCTTCAAGGAGCGCGAGGAGAACGTCCGCACCGAAATCTTCCTGGCCTTCATCTCCTTGCTCCGGCAGACGCGACCGCTGCAGgtccctccccagcctggagatAAGGAAGACCCAGCACTTACCTTGCTAAAGAAACAG GTCCCCACTATCGTGAAGGCTTTACACCGACAGCTGAAGGAGAAGAGCATCAAGTCCAGGCAGGGCTGTTTCAGTCTTCTCACCGAGCTGGCCGGTGTGGCGCCAGGCGTCCTGGGAGACCACATACCAGCACTCATTCCCG GTATTCTGTATTCTCTCACAGATAAGTCCACCTCCTCCAACATGAAGATCGATGCTCTCTCCTTCCTCTACGTTCTCCTTTGCAATCAATCTCCTAATGTATTTCACCCGCACATCAGTGTCATCCTGCCCCCTGTGGTCCTGTGCATTGAAGACCCCTTCTACAAGATCACGTCAGAGGCCCTCCTGGTCACACAGCAGATCGTGAAGATCCTGAGGCCCCTTGAGAAACCCCAGTCTTCAACCTTTGATACCAAACCTTATGTGAAGGACCTTTTTGCTGCCACTCTTAAACGGCTGAAGGCAGCAGATATTGACCAGGAAGTGAAAGAGCGAGCAATCTCTTGCATGGGCCATATTGTATGTCACTTGGGAGACCAGCTAGGTGCTGACCTACAGCCCACCCTTCAGATCTTCTTGGAGAGGCTGAAGAATGAGATCACAAGGTTGACCACAGTGAAGGCACTCACCCTTATAACAGCATCTCCACTCAAAATTGATTTGAGGCCAGTGCTGCCAGAAGGTGTTCAGATCCTAGGCTCCTTTTTGAGGAAGAACCAGCGTGCTCTCAAGCTAAGTACTCTGACAGCCCTGACTGTCTTGGTGACGAACTATAGTGACAGTCTCAAGCCTCCGATGATGGAGTCAGTAGTGAATGAACTGCCTGCCCTCATCAGTGAAAATGACATGCATGTGTCCCAGATGGCCATCACACTACTCACTTGCATGACTAAAGTTTGCCCTTCTTCTCTGACCAAAATTGGCACCAATGTTCTGCCAGAAGTCCTCAACTTGGTCCATTCTCCTCTGCTGCAGGGTGGAGCTCTTGGGGCCATTCTTGAATTTTTTCAAGTACTTGTGGTAACTAAGGCCAGCAACATTGGTCACAATGAACTCCTTAAGGCTCTCACAGGCCCTTTCTATAGTACTGGGAAGTCCAGAGACACCATGCCAATGCATAGACAGTCATATTACTCTGTGGCTAAATGTGTGGCTGCACTTTCCACCACATGCCCAAATGATGCCTCAGCAATGATCAATAACTTTGTCCAGGAGGTCAAGAGTCCTAAGTCATCAGAGTCTACAAGGATCCTGTCATTCCTGTGTCTTGGGGAGGTTGGCCGTTGCATGAATTTGGGAGGCCAGAAGGAGCTGAAGACAGTCATACTAGAGGCCTTCTCCTCCCCGCATGAGGAGATTAAGACAGCCGCTTCTTATGCCCTTGGTAACATCTGCGTGGGGAACTTGAAGGAATACCTTCCCTTTATGCTGAAGGAGATCGGCAGTCAGCAGAAAAGACAGTACCTACTACTGCACTCCCTGAAAGAAGTGATCAGTGCTTCCTCGGCTGAGAGCCTGATGCCTCACGTGGAGGAGATCTGGGCACTGCTCTTCAAGCACTGTGAGTGTGCAGAGGAAGGCACACGGAACGTGGTGGCAGAGTGCCTCGGCAAGCTAACCCTAGTCAACCCCTCTCAGCTCTTGCCCCGGCTCAAGAAGCAGCTGTCCTCAG gttctccccactcccGCAGTACCGTGGTCACAGCCATTAAGTTCACCATTGTTGATCAGCCCCAGTCCATAGATGCACTCCTCAAAGACTGCATAG GTGACTTCCTGAAAACATTGCAGGACCCAGACCTGAATGTGAGGCGAGTGGCCCTAGTGATGTTCAACTCAGTGGCTCACAACAAGCCTGCGTTGATTCGAGGGCGACTCTCCTCCGTCCTTCCATTCCTCTACAACGAGACCCAGATTAGAAAAGAGCTCATCCGTGAG GTAGAGATGGGCCCCTTCAAGCACACAGTTGACGACGGACTAGATGTCCGGAAGGCAGCATTTGAGTGTATGTATACCTTGCTGGATAGCTGCTTGGATTGCCTGGACATCTTTGAGTTCCTGAATCACGTGGAGGAAGGTCTAAAGGATCATTATGACATCAGG ATGCTCACCTTTATCATGCTGGCCAGACTTTCCTCACTGAGTCCCAGTGCTGTCATGCAAAGGCTTGACCGACTTGTTGAGCCGCTTCGAGCCACATGCACTACCAAG GTGAAGGCTGGCTCGGTGAAGcaggagtttgagaagcaggagGAGCTGCGACGGTCAGCGATGCGAGCAGTGGCAGCACTCCTGTCCATCAGGGACATAGAGAAGAGCCCTGCCATGGCAGACTTCGCCAGTCAAATCCGCTCCAACGCCGAGATGTCCTCCATCTTTGAGAGCATTCAGAAAGATGATTTGACTTCTGGCATCACAGAGACCATGGACACCAGCTAG
- the sec13 gene encoding protein SEC13 homolog, whose amino-acid sequence MVSVINTVDTSHEDMIHDAQMDYYGTRLATCSSDRSVKIFDVKNGGQILVADLRGHEGPVWQVAWAHPMYGNILASCSYDRKVIIWKEENGTWDKMFEYTGHDSSVNSVCWGPCDFGLILACGSSDGAISLLTFSGDGQWDIKKIPNAHTIGCNAVSWAPAVVPGSLIDQPSGQKPNYVKRFVSGGCDNLVKLWKEEDGQWKEDQKLEAHSDWVRDVGWAPSIGLPTSTIASCSQDGRVFIWTCDDPSGNTWTAKLLHKFSDVVWHVSWSITGNILAVSGGDNKVTLWKESVDGQWTCISDVSKGQGAVSAITEGQQNEQ is encoded by the exons ATG GTTTCGGTTATCAACACCGTGGATACTTCCCATGAGGATATGATT CACGACGCTCAGATGGACTATTATGGAACGAGGTTGGCCACGTGTTCCTCGGACAGGTCTGTCAAGATATTTGATGTGAAGAACGGAGGGCAGATCCTTGTGGCAGATTTAAGGGG CCATGAGGGCCCTGTGTGGCAGGTAGCCTGGGCGCACCCCATGTACGGAAACATCCTGGCTTCCTGCTCCTATGACCGCAAGGTCATCATCTGGAAGGAGGAGAATGGCACCTGGGACAAGATGTTTGAGTACACAGGCCACGACTCGTCAG tGAACTCTGTCTGCTGGGGTCCCTGCGACTTTGGGCTCATCCTCGCCTGCGGCAGCTCAGACGGCGCCATCTCGCTGCTGACATTCTCGGGGGACGGCCAGTGGGACATCAAGAAGATTCCCAACGCGCACACC ATTGGCTGTAACGCGGTGAGCTGGGCGCCGGCCGTGGTACCCGGCAGTCTCATCGACCAGCCGTCGGGTCAGAAGCCCAACTACGTCAAGAGGTTTGTCTCAGGTGGCTGCGACAACCTGGTCAAGCTGTGGAA GGAGGAGGACGGCCAGTGGAAGGAGGACCAGAAGCTGGAGGCCCACAGCGACTGGGTTCGGGATGTGGGCTGGGCGCCCTCCATAGGTCTTCCCACCAGCACCATCGCCAGCTGCTCGCAG GACGGCAGGGTGTTCATCTGGACCTGCGATGACCCCTCGGGGAACACGTGGACGGCGAAGCTGCTGCACAAGTTCAGCGACGTCGTCTGGCACGTCAGCTGGTCCATCACGGGCAACATCCTGGCCGTGTCGGGCGGAGACAATAAG GTGACGCTGTGGAAGGAATCCGTTGACGGCCAGTGGACCTGCATCAGCGACGTCAGTAAGGGTCAGGGGGCCGTGTCTGCCATCACAGAGGGCCAGCAGAATGAGCAGTGA